Below is a window of Hydrogenovibrio crunogenus DNA.
GCCCGTATTACGCAAAGGCACGACACGACAGCGTGCAATGAAAGCCGCCGCGCCAATATCACGCGTATACACCACGCCGTGATAAGACGGATCAGGCTCGTTCAACATTGGAAAACGCTCTTTATTCTCCACCCAATCAAACTTTCCTGAATCGATCACAATGCCGCCAATGGTGGTACCGTGTCCACCAATAAATTTCGTCAAGGAATGGATCACAATATCTGCCCCCAACTCAAAAGGACGACACAAAAAAGGGGTTGCGACGGTATTATCGACCATCAAGGGGACACCGTGTTTATGACCAATCTCGGCCAACTTTGCGACATCGACCACATTACCGGCAGGATTCCCAATCGACTCACAAAAAATCGCTCGGGTATTTTCATCAATGGCGGCTTCAAATGCGTCAAAATCGTCTGCAGGAATCATTCGAACCTCAATTCCTTGTCGCGGCAAGGTGTGCGCAAACAGGTTATAGGTCCCGCCGTATAATTGACTCGTACTGACAATGTTATCGCCAGCTTGGGCAATCGTTTGAATGGCATAAGTAATGGCAGACATTCCCGATGCAACCGCTAATGCGGCTACGCCACCCTCCATTTCCGCCATCCGTTTTTCTAAAACATCGTTGGTCGGATTCATAATGCGACTATAAATATTACCGGGTACTTTCAAATCAAATAAGTCTGCACCGTGCTGAGTGTTATCAAACGTGTAAGAGGTGGTTTGGTAAATCGGCACTGCCGCTGCCTTGGTTGTCGCCTCAGATTCATAACCATGATGTAACGCAATTGATTCAAGTTTCATCCATATCCTTCCTGTGTTTTATTATTTTTGAGTCGTGAATAAGAATCCTAGAATGCTTTTTAATAGCTGTCAAATGAAAGCTTTTAACCTGTTCTTGAAATCTTTTCATTTTGATCAGATTCAATCCATTTCTGCGCAATAAGCATTGCAAACACAATGGCAACAGCACTGATACCAAAAGCTAAATAAGCGCCACCATCATGCCAGGCATATCCTGCAATCAACATCCCTAAAGCACCACCAACACCATGACTGGCTGAAGCATACACTGCCTGACCTCTGCTTTGGTTATCGCCTCGAAAATGATGATCAATCAAATAAATGGCGGCCGCATGAAACAATCCATAACTGGCGGCATGCAGTGTT
It encodes the following:
- a CDS encoding O-acetylhomoserine aminocarboxypropyltransferase/cysteine synthase family protein, giving the protein MKLESIALHHGYESEATTKAAAVPIYQTTSYTFDNTQHGADLFDLKVPGNIYSRIMNPTNDVLEKRMAEMEGGVAALAVASGMSAITYAIQTIAQAGDNIVSTSQLYGGTYNLFAHTLPRQGIEVRMIPADDFDAFEAAIDENTRAIFCESIGNPAGNVVDVAKLAEIGHKHGVPLMVDNTVATPFLCRPFELGADIVIHSLTKFIGGHGTTIGGIVIDSGKFDWVENKERFPMLNEPDPSYHGVVYTRDIGAAAFIARCRVVPLRNTGAALAPHSAFLLMQGLETLGLRMERHCENALKVAEYLQQHPKVSWVNYAALPNDKYHSICQKTTKGLASGILSFGIKGGREAGGQFIDALQMILRLVNIGDAKSLACHPATTTHRQLSAEELEKAGVSEDLVRLSVGIEHIDDILADIEQALDNVKV